In Hydra vulgaris chromosome 06, alternate assembly HydraT2T_AEP, a genomic segment contains:
- the LOC100197118 gene encoding transmembrane emp24 domain-containing protein 7 translates to MTAFKILLFITITNFVDSRHIQFHLNGYECFYQEIREKTKCSVEYAPISGSRPHVDVTIEDPNQYVFYRKNQQEYDFYKFETNATGTYRVCFSNIYDLSMYSNIVYLDFVVGDEGNMVRLDAGASTTPMTQVETSIVNIYDAMKVVELYQNHHRIREANGRLVGSSLNEKVMMWSLGQSAIIVIIGAAQVYILRQFFSSRKEEI, encoded by the coding sequence ATGacagcatttaaaattttgttatttattactataacCAATTTTGTTGATAGCCGTCATATACAGTTTCATTTAAACGGATACGAGTGTTTTTATCAAGAGATACgggaaaaaacaaaatgttcagTTGAATATGCACCGATAAGCGGATCAAGGCCTCACGTTGACGTCACGATCGAAGATCCAAACCAATacgttttttatagaaaaaaccaACAAGAGTATGATTTTTACAAGTTCGAAACAAATGCAACTGGGACATATCGCGTTTGTTTCAGCAATATTTATGATCTTTCAATGTACAGCAACATTGTTTATTTGGACTTTGTTGTAGGCGATGAAGGAAATATGGTTCGCTTAGATGCTGGAGCTTCGACTACACCAATGACTCAAGTTGAGACGTCTATTGTGAACATTTACGATGCGATGAAAGTAGTAGAACTTTATCAAAACCATCATCGTATTCGTGAAGCAAATGGACGTTTAGTGGGCTCATCTTTGAATGAAAAAGTAATGATGTGGAGTTTAGGGCAGTCAgctattattgtaattattggAGCTGCTCAAGTATATATACtaagacaatttttttcatcaagGAAAGAggaaatataa